One genomic segment of Mangifera indica cultivar Alphonso chromosome 6, CATAS_Mindica_2.1, whole genome shotgun sequence includes these proteins:
- the LOC123218411 gene encoding NDR1/HIN1-like protein 6 — MADRVYPSGKQNANGANPAFPATKSQLYGATRPAYRPTPRRHSYRRSCCCSCCLWSTLTIILLIFLVAIAGAIVYFLYRPHRPSFTVSSLKITTLNLTSSSTLVANINLNITARNPNKELVYYYNPTSVSLLTDDGNDIPIGNGSFPAFVHGTKNTTLLKTSIKGNGQALDDFSASKLSSDLKSKSGLPLKIQLDTKVKVKMGAIKSPKVRIRVSCNGIKATVPTGKTATAASTSNVNCKVDWRIKIWKWTF; from the coding sequence ATGGCTGACAGAGTTTATCCATCTGGAAAACAAAACGCAAACGGCGCAAACCCCGCTTTTCCCGCTACAAAGTCTCAACTATACGGCGCCACCCGTCCAGCCTACCGCCCCACTCCGCGCCGCCACAGTTATCGCCGTTCCTGTTGCTGTTCCTGTTGTCTCTGGTCAACTCTTACCATCATCCTCCTCATCTTCCTCGTCGCCATCGCTGGCGCTATCGTTTACTTTCTTTACCGCCCTCACCGCCCTTCTTTCACAGTCTCCTCCCTTAAAATCACAACCCTAAACCTTACTTCGTCGTCGACTCTTGTCGCCAACATAAACCTCAACATAACGGCGAGGAACCCGAACAAGGAACTCGTTTATTACTATAATCCCACCAGTGTCTCACTCCTCACGGACGACGGCAACGACATCCCCATTGGCAACGGTTCGTTTCCTGCCTTCGTTCATGGCACCAAGAACACGACGCTGCTGAAAACGAGCATAAAGGGGAACGGTCAAGCACTCGACGACTTCTCCGCCAGTAAGTTAAGCAGTGATTTAAAGAGTAAGAGTGGTTTGCCATTGAAGATACAGTTGGATACGAAGGTGAAGGTGAAGATGGGAGCCATCAAGTCACCCAAAGTTCGGATTAGGGTTTCGTGCAACGGCATCAAAGCGACGGTCCCGACGGGGAAGACGGCGACCGCGGCGTCGACGTCGAATGTCAATTGTAAGGTTGACTGGAGAATCAAGATCTGGAAATGGACGTTCTGA